Part of the Anomaloglossus baeobatrachus isolate aAnoBae1 chromosome 1, aAnoBae1.hap1, whole genome shotgun sequence genome, ccagcccaccagggacagatggcttgcaattgctgaacaatactataacatttgtcagtttccaaattgccttggctcagtggacggcaaacatataagaattgtgaaacctgctgcttcggggtcagaatactacaattataaaaagtatttctcaattgtcctaatggcaataacggatgcggactacaaatttatctcagtggacattggcgcatatgggagatccaatgactctcaggtctttaaaatgtccccaatggggcggcgaatctatgggaatacttttgatttccctcctgcaagacctcttcctggcacatgtgagcccccaatgccctttgtttttgtggccgacgaagcctttcaactctcccaacatctattgaagccatatgcaagccgtggattgacgcaaacacaaaaaatatataattacagattatccagagccagaagaatggtggaatgctcctttgggatactaaccagcaaatggcgagtgttgttaacagccattaatttaaacattgaaactgttgatgaaatagtgaaagcatgtgtggtactgcacaattttgttttaacaaaggaacctttgtccttggatgaccagagtttggaatccacctctttgactgactacaccagtcctggatttaggagtagtgttgcctgttcaacaatccgtgacaaatatgctgactattttgtgtccccagaaggtagagtagattggcaagatcaaatggtataagatttttgtttagttttataacaaataaacatagttaaaaataaattaaaaaatatcttgttaaccttgttaattttaatctttcactcgctttaaaaatttgtaatttttacaccgtcaaattacaacatgttatgtttttgtattaccttattattaacttaacttgcaaaataatattccccccccaaaaaaacaagaacaaataaatacttttcaacaaaaaacttttatttttattacatacataaattataaatttgtatatcttgggcttggggtggagatagtactggaggggctgacagatgggaacacacgcacagttggagtattgagggtggaaagtggtgttggtggtggtggtggggaagtaacagaaggtgaaggtgtggttgagaaaccaagagggaaaccaggagatgggatgggatttggtaaggattgaggggtggagtggagggattgtgagacagaagaggtggcgggtgaattagtggcttgagttggggtcatgatgggtgtggaaggcgagatgtggtagtgggtaggaagtgtaggggcagatgtggttgggagctggtactgggccgcaggctggtactgggctgcaggctggtactgggcagcaggctggtactgggcagcaggctggtactgggcagcagggggagtagggacaatggctggagggggggcaggtgctggaggaggggtgggtggaggtggttgggaggaaacctgcgccagagcctgccgtgtggcttgcattacatgcatctgctggtcaggagatagcttttccatgcgctctagtacggcttgaaaaaaacaatgattgggtgatttacttgcatctaaatgcagcctgtccagacgcgtgcacaattcgtgtgtatttttttccatattggcatttatgaagctaaaagatgaacgattttgttcggctaataattgaatggcgttctggaaggctgcatttagatgcaagaactcgggcgcatagctcttttcctgacccctatgacgctgacgcccagaacccaaaggtgttctactgagggcagcagtgtcagaggggtggggtaggggaaaagctatctcatcaccagcagcttcaggtaatgaagtctcacgggaagctccagcgcaggtggatgggacagatgtcgatggaagggaaggttcagatgggtggggtctgtgcctgtgttccccagtggcggactgttcagggatcgctcctgtcgggttcgatgcaggctcctgagtgctgcagacggtgctggtaaaaagaggaaaaacaaaataataattaatttaattgctatacagtgccactgaataaaaaaaaaaggcaaaaaaaatcagacataaaatattatactttgtacatattgtggggaatatttaccttctgcacaccatagttgtccggaggaacgacaacgctctaaagtaacggtacttcgatctgcgtcctccggatccactcggggcctgcatctcttgattcaactcctttttgaagcgatccctgatagaccgccaccgcttctgaagtttgtcacctgaaagtggaaagcacaaagtggttagtatacaacacattacatcctgcagcataacctactgaactgtgaatacttacgcgctttcttctggccacgagaattgagctccccccaaccttctatcgctgcgtggcatacctcgtcccagagtcgacgggttacgatcgaatcagcgtggcggcggtcagccatgttccacagcggctccctctctctaacttcatcgatgaggaggtcgatgttgataaatccggcctcctcaccgtcagaatcgggagcacgctgtgatgcctgttcaaagaaagaaaaaagaaatttaaaaaaaaagacataaattcacactgacatgaaaaaaaaaaaaaaatcttacactatgaccaccgccacctcgacgacgaccctgggacggtcttgggggagctctatcgtgagccctagaagttgaagcctttagtgaagaaaaaaaaaaaaacattatttacttatgtgtttggtgtgctgtggtaaacaattcctgtatgaaacttacactatgaccgcccgctccgtgtatttctccaccccttccgtcctcttctggcagcatctcctgtgatgtttcggccacctgtgtaaatgtcgtttatttaaaaaattttttttttttttttaaaaaaaacccaaaaaaaaaaaatatacctcagtttgtgaaccggagggcgggctaccagaagacgacatattttttttattacaggccTCGCACACCAACTGGCAGGCCCAAAatgtgaccgcaacactgcacctgtaaaaaaagaaaaaaaaatgtctaagtacatgtacgcagctcacagcagtgatctgtggacagtactgtggacattacctcaggaacactctcctccaaataaattcgcactggcactgaagcgaaccgtacccagcaactggcagGCCCAAAatgtgaccgcaacactgcacctgtaaaaaaagaaaaaaaaatgtctaagtacatgtacgcagctcacaacacttatctgtggacagtactgtggacattacctcaggaacactctcctccaaataaattcgcactggcactgaagcgaaccgtacccagcaactggcagGCCCAAAATGTgatcgcaacactgcacctgtaaaaaaagaaaaaaaatgtctaagtacatgtacgcagctcacaacacttatctgtggacagtactgtggacattacctcttccctggagcactggactggaggacagcagaagttgaagtcaggaaccaacggcaggaggtgtgtagaatgtgctggatccttttataagttttgtgatgatgaaaaaaaaaaatttgcgcatgctctgtttaccaaaccggatgcggtcaccgcatccggtttaaaccgcattgcgccggatccggcatgcatagacaaccattctatacaatgccgcattgtgccggatccggcagaatgcggtttttttaaggggcaaaaaaacgttacatgatatgttctatccggccgccgcatttaattattttgccgcatctggaaaaaaccggatgcaccgcaaagccatcaggtacaatccggttacaatgcaagtctatggggataaaccggatgcgataccggatccgttttatccttttttttccggattgtacctgatggcaaaaaactgatgtgtgaaagtagcctaaagagaAGATACACTCAGATGCAGCAGCGTTTGACATATGAACAAGTCCAGAGATGAGTTTGCTATGCTTACAGCAGACGAAAGGTTAATCAGCAGATCTGAACCAGGATATACATGTAAACTGTAGGAATCTCAGGAGTTTGCAGAGAATATATCCAGCTGGGAAAACTGATAAGGCAACCTCCAAAACATGCAGAAATTGAATACTGGCTTACTGAAAGTCAGACACACTTTGCCATAAAAATCCTTGTGTGATGATATGACTAGAGTTTGCTGGGCAACCTATGAAACCCAGTGTGGATCACAGCAAAGAAAGTAGGATATAGCAGAAGGAAGCAGGATTGGGCCCTAGTGGTGAAGCCGGGACAGGTTCATAACATTGGATGTGCGAATAGTAACTtttcgtgttcggattattcttAACAAATCCAATAGtgctattccggtattcgtcacgaataacaaacctaatacaagtcaatgaggaacccgagcatttttcttgccgtTACGAATCCTGGCATAGTGCTTAGTATTCGGTAAGAATAATCTgagcatgaatagttactattcgcccatctcttgtGGCCATAACATTATTTAAATATCAGCCAAAGTTGCTGGCCATATAATGTGAATGTGTATGTTCCAACTCTTCCTGATAGCAAATATCTGGTGAGATGTCAGATAAATTGAATTTCAACATGCCCCATCATTTTGTTCTCACGTGAGATGAGCCAGAAgtgctgtgtgtgtgacgccctggcaaaaccagcacagaagtagtccaccctccttaataccaccaaaaacccacacccaggtacaacacagccattaaagcctagccaccccctcatgacaataaggacacaccagtggtcgggatcaggcggatgagaatgcccacctaggggtcctgaggtgtcaggggcgggaacacgacagACAAGTTTTGGAGTTCAAGTTAGAGAAGGAGTGAAACAGTTTAAGTTGAGAGTTGTAGAGGAGTGctgacagcagtggagtcaggggtaggagctcctggactacctggctaggtggcagacagtaaacagggccacaggcgacggaaatCTGGTCGcgagagaccttaagtggaccggggcagggttgtagaacGCCGGTGCAGACAgctggaatccggtccggaggccgtgcacagacggggtgcctggaccctaggacgaggaaggttgcatgtcccttgttaatcaaccagcgaagacacaaacacagagtgcaggaggaagggacccctgtttactacacccgggtgtgggacccgaatacacccgccaaaggcgaccggtcactgtcaacttggtttactactggacccgTGTgcaattattgaactgtgagtacaccattgatccccagtCCAACCCGGTACACCACCTCCAgctgccattactcccgtgtaccaaagagggccccgggactacacctcccctacccgtggaggggatcccaccttgctgccctgctccatcagccccgggcgccccatcaccgggCAGCGGCAGTgttaccatccctcaccgcaacccataggTGGCATCACCGACACATCAACCCCCGGTAAATATCCCCTTCCGGCGGTTGTGAGGACGTGGTTGA contains:
- the LOC142250179 gene encoding uncharacterized protein LOC142250179, yielding MSSSGSPPSGSQTEVAETSQEMLPEEDGRGGEIHGAGGHSASTSRAHDRAPPRPSQGRRRGGGGHSASQRAPDSDGEEAGFINIDLLIDEVREREPLWNMADRRHADSIVTRRLWDEVCHAAIEGWGELNSRGQKKARDKLQKRWRSIRDRFKKELNQEMQAPSGSGGRRSKYRYFRALSFLRTTMVCRSTVCSTQEPASNPTGAIPEQSATGEHRHRPHPSEPSLPSTSVPSTCAGASRETSLPEAAGDEIAFPLPHPSDTAALSRTPLGSGRQRHRGQEKSYAPEFLHLNAAFQNAIQLLAEQNRSSFSFINANMEKNTHELCTRLDRLHLDASKSPNHCFFQAVLERMEKLSPDQQMHVMQATRQALAQVSSQPPPPTPPPAPAPPPAIVPTPPAAQYQPAAQYQPAAQYQPAAQYQPAAQYQLPTTSAPTLPTHYHISPSTPIMTPTQATNSPATSSVSQSLHSTPQSLPNPIPSPGFPLGFSTTPSPSVTSPPPPPTPLSTLNTPTVRVFPSVSPSSTISTPSPRYTNL